A segment of the Pseudomonadota bacterium genome:
TTTCGGATTCGGTTTAGTTAGCCAAGGAAACTCCAGGCAGTTACGAACACCCCACGCAGCAAGGTCAAGCACGACAGGGGTAAGGTCAGCGCGCAGGATCTCTGGCTCGCGTTGAGGACGAAGTGCTCGTTGTTCGTGCTCGCTCCATAATCTAATACAAACCCCGGCCGCCGTGCGAGCAGCCCTTCCGGCTCGTTGATCTGCTGCGTCACGTGAGATCCGCTCCGTTTTTAACGTAGTTACTCCGGAGCTCTCCGTACGCGCAACCTTATGCAAACCACTATCAACAACAATCCGTACCCCCTCGATGGTCAAACTAGTTTCTGCTATCGGTGTTGCTAGTATTATCTTTCTGCGCCCTGATGGCTCTGGAAGAAGCGCCTTAAGCTGCTCGGCATAATCGAGCTCGCCGAAAAGCTTGCTTAGTAGCTCTGACCTGCGAGTGCGCTCAAGCTCCCCCTGGCAACGGTCAATCTCATAAACTCCGGGAAGAAACGCTAGGAGATCTCCCTCATGCTGCTCAAGAGCGGAGCGAATAGCTGCAGCGGTTTGTTGCCATACCGGTTGGCGCGCCTCGCCGTGCAGGTACGATATAATTAGTTTATGCGGGGCAAGTGAGAAGCTGTAACGCCATGCATTTGCAAGTGCTGCGAGAGCAGCACTCTCGCCTAGGGTTGCTGACATAACAACGACCTTAAGATCGCTTCGTAGGTTGGCTACTACCTCCAACAGAAGAGAGAGCCCCAGGTCGGCGTGAACGCTTCGTTCGTGAAACTCGTCAAATATAACTAATCCAACATCAGAGAGATCGGGGTCAGAGATAATACGGCGAGTTAGTAACCCCTCAGTTATGATCTCAATCCTAGTTTTTGCAGAGATCTTACGCTCCATTCGGATCTGATATCCGACCGTTTGACCGACCTGCTGTTGAAGCAGGTTCGACATATGCAAAGCTACACTGCGAGCAGCTATCCGACGGGGCTGTAGAACCAGGATCTTTTTGCTCTGTAGCCACGGCTCGTCCAGTAGATAAAGCGGTAGCAGGGTCGTTTTCCCGCTCCCTGGAGGGGACTCAAGAATCGAGATTGAGGTTTCCTTGATACCTGCGGCGATGGCAGGCAGATGTTGAACTATCGGGAGGTGCGCTACGGTACCAAGCCAGTTCATGAGTAGCATTCGATCGAGAATATATGAACTCCCCACTCCGGAGCATCTATAAACAGACCACGCTGCGATAAATCAAGCGCTGATCGGACGCACCGTTCGTGGGATAACTTATCGCGTAGCTCCGCTGAGCCGTTAAGCCAGCTGCGCTCTGGAATCTTAATTAAGCACTGACCACGGTATGAGGTGTAGTTAACCACAACCAGGAGATGATCAAGGGGGTGCTCGATCAGGTAGCAGATGAAGTTCTCGTGCGTAGGATTTCCGGCCCAAGCAGGGGAAATCTCAAGCATGTGCCAGGCGCCTGAGCGCACAGCGGGGGAGTGTACGATCGGAAGAAGCGCTTTATAGAACTCCGCGACCTCGCTGCAAGGCAGTTCACGCGGCGCTCTATGAAGGTGCACAGGAACCCGCACCTTACTGCCCTGAAGCTGCCCGTCGTGAAAAAACCTAAGGCCTGGGGCGAGAAAGGTTAGAATGGCGGCGGCGCGATGTGCGGGTAGAGGCAGCTTTGCGGCGATACGCGACTCGTCGTGATTCTCTAAAAAGCGAGCCATATGCATCTGATATCCACGCGGCGCAGCCAAGTGCTCGCGTATGGCAGGGGCCTTAAGATCCAGCAGTCTGTCGTAGAACGTTTTGTCGTATGTGTAATCAAAGCCGTGTTGTTGGAGCCTCCATTCGTAGCCCCAATAGACCTCGGCCATAAAAAGAAACTTAGGGCTATCCTGCCGGACTGCTTTAATAGCTGCCGGCCAGAAAGAGGGCAGACCCTCAGAGCTACACCCAAGGGTTTCCGCCCAGGTGCGTGCAAAGATCTCGGGCTCAAGTAGCATCGCCATATCACAGCGCACCCCATCACAGCGTGTAGCTATCGAGCGCAGCTCGGTTGTCATCGCCTCGCGCAGCAACGGATTAAGATAATTAAGTTGTAGGGTATCGGGCCAGCCGGGGTAGTTCGGATCACGGCCATAGGCGAATACTTTTCCATTAGGTAGCGTGATCCAGCGATCCGGTGCCGCGCTGCGACTACGCTCGTCCCCTTCAATTAGGAACTCTGTGTTAGTATTCACCCATGGATGATCCAGTGCTACATGATTGGGCACGAAGTCAACCAGTAGCTTAATTCCACGATCTGCTAAGCGCGCCCTAAGTCGTGCTAACGCCTCATCTCCTCCCAGGGCCGGATCTGTGCAGTAGGCGGTGATGGCGAAAGGCGAGCCACCGATATCGGCGTCGCATAGATCGGGGAGAGTTTTTAGGTACTCATCTCGCCAACCACGCTCAGAGCGAGAAACCGCTCTACTCGCCGTACCAATTGACCAGATCCCTAACGGCCAGAGCCAATCAAAGCCCTGCTGTGCGAGTCTGTCCAAAAACAGATCTGGGATATCGTCTAGGGTAGCTTGCCGCCCTAGGTTCGATAGAAATGTTCTTATATTGATCTGGTAGAGGCTAGGATTCACCTCTTTAGTATAGCCGGTGAAGCGCTAGGGGTAAAAGGGCTTGTTAGTACATTAATTTGACCCCTTTATTAAATCTCCTATAAGCATTAACGTATACAAAGATAACAGATGGTGAATAATTACGTATTATGAGTCTTATAAAAGAGTTCTACGGTTCAACGCTCGGAAAAAAGATGACGATGGCGCTGACCGGACTAGTATTGGTTGGCTTTGTGGTCGGGCATATGGCCGGCAACCTTAAGATCTTCGCAGGGTTCGACACCAAAACAGATGACTACAAGATCGACAGTTACGGAAGGTTTCTGCATGAGATGGGATCCGAACTGCTAGGACACTCCGGCGTACTTTGGTTAGTGCGCGTAGTGCTTATTGTTTGCGTTATATTGCACGCTTTTAGCGGTATTCAATTAGCTCGCCTTAATCGAAGAGCAAAGCCGCAGGGTTACAAGATAAGTTCGTATCGCTCGGCTAATGCAGCATCGCGGACGATGCTCTACGGCGGACTCTTTCTTATAGCGTTTATCACCTACCATATCCTACATTTTACGACCGGCTCAGTGCACTTTCGTGGGTTTAGTGAGGGTGAGATCTATGCCAACGTATTTAGCGCCTTTCAGAGCTATCCGATCGTCGGTTTCTATATAGTATCTATGGCGCTCTTAGGGTTACATCTTTACCATGGAACGTGGAGCATGTTTCAGACCCTGGGGGTTGATACTCCACGTTGGAACAGTGGTATGCGCACAATGGCCAAGATCGTAGCGATCGGACTTTTTATCGGATTCTCCTCGGTCCCGCTCGCTGTTGTTAGCGGACTCCTTGCACCACCACAAGTAGATAACCACGGCTAAATATTATTATTCAGATAGTAACGCTATGCAGCTAGAACTTAACGCGCAGATTCCATCAGGCCCGATTGAGCAGAAGTGGCAGAGCCACAAAGACCATATTAAGCTCGTTAGTCCGTCCAATAAACGCAAGCACACAGTAATAGTAGTTGGTACTGGACTAGCCGGTGGTGCTGCCGCTGCATCGCTAGGCGAGCTAGGATACAACGTTAAAGCGTTCTGCTTTCAGGACTCCCCGAGACGGGCGCACAGCATCGCAGCGCAGGGTGGTATTAACGCCGCTAAGAACTATCAAAACGATGGCGACAGCGTCTTTCGCCTCTTTTATGACACGATCAAGGGCGGCGACTTTCGCTCGCGTGAAGCGAACGTTTACCGTCTAGCTGAACTGAGCGTTAATATAATCGACCAGTGCGTAGCGCAGGGGGTGCCGTTTGCGCGTGAGTACGGAGGGCTTCTCTCGAATCGATCGTTTGGTGGAGCTCAGGTTTCTAGAACCTTCTATGCCAAGGGACAGACCGGCCAGCAACTTTTGCTTGGTGCCTATGCTGCGCTTAATCACCAGATCCACCTCGGAACGGTCGAGATGCACCCATCGACTGAGATGCAGGATCTTATTATCGTAGATGGTCGGTGTCGGGGTATCGTAACGCGTAACTTAAGGACCGGATTGATTGAAAGCCACGTGGCCGATGCAGTTGTTTTTGCAACGGGTGGATACTCAAACGTGTTCTATCTTTCAACTAGCGCGATGGGGTCTAATGCGACCGCCATTTGGCGCGCCTATAAACATGGCGCCGGTATGGCAAATCCATGTTTTACGCAGATTCATCCTACCAGCATTCCGGTATCGGGGGAGCACCAATCGAAATTAACCCTGATGAGTGAGTCACTTAGAAACGATGGGCGGATCTGGGTTCCGAATAAGCAGGGGGATAAGCGCTTGCCGAGCGATATTCCTGAAAGCGAGCGAGATTACTATCTTGAGCGCCGTTATCCAAGTTTCGGAAATCTCTCCCCACGCGATATCGCCTCGCGCGCTGCAAAGGAGCGTTGTGATGCTGGCTACGGCGTTGGGCCTATGGGACTTGGTGTATATCTTGATCTCACTGATTCTATAAAGCGCCTGGGTCAAGATGTAATTCAGGCACGCTACGGAAACCTCCTTGATATGTACGCAAATATCTCTGGAGATGACCCGTATAAAACTCCGATGCGTATCTATCCAGCGCCGCACTATACGATGGGCGGTCTCTGGGTAGATTATAATCTGATGACAACTATCCCTGGGCTCTTTGCTGCAGGAGAGGCTAACTTCTCAGACCACGGTGCTAATCGACTTGGCGCAAGCGCTCTGATGCAGGGCTTGGCGGATGGTTATTTTATACTGCCTTATACGATCGGTGATTACGTTGCACAGCAAAGCTTGAGCGCCGTAGGGCCGCAGCACGCCGAGGTGCGCGCAGCCGAGGAGCGTGCCAACGCGCGAGTAGAGAAGTTCCTCTCGATGAAGGGTTCCAAGACGGTTGATCACTATCACCGAGTGCTTGGGCGAATCATGTGGGATAAGTGCGGAATGTTGCGAACCGAGCAGGGGCTCAAAGAGGCGCTCTCAAAGATAGCTGCCCTAAAAGAGGAGTTCTGGCAGAATTCAGTTATCGGCGGCGAGGCTCAGGAGCTTAATCAGGAGCTTGAAAAGGCCGGTCGTGTGGCGGACTTCTTTGAGTTAGGGGAGCTAATGTGCTTAGACGCCCTTAACCGCAACGAATCTTGTGGTGCACACTTCCGAGAGGAGTATCAGACCGAGGACGGCGAAGCGAAGCGTGATGATAACGCCTACTGCTACTCTGCCGTGTGGAGCCAGAAGCAGGATGGGGTAGGGCACGATCTTACCAAGGAGCCACTCGCCTTCGATAACGTTCACCTGGCTACTAGAAATTACAAATAAAGGCTATGTTATGAACCTTACGTTGTTTGTTTGGCGCCAGAAGGGTGCTACGGGGGAAGCAAGATTCGAAAAACATGAGGTTCATGGAGTTAGTAGCGACTCTTCGTTTCTTGAGATGCTAGACGTTCTGAATATGCACCTGGTAGAGCGTGGCGATTCGCCGGTAGCATTTGCGCACGATTGCCGAGAGGGGATCTGCGGGTCGTGTTCCATGACCATTAACGGCCGTCCGCACGGCCCTAAGAGCCTCACAACTGCCTGCCAGCTTCATATGCGAACCTTTAAGGACGGCGATACTATATATATAGAGCCGTTTAGGGCTGCAGCCTTTCCTGTTGTCAGAGATCTAGTAACTGACCGTAGCGCCTTTGATCGAATTCAACAGGCGGGGGGCTACGTCTCGGTTCAGACCGGAGCTGCGGCGGAGGCCAACTCTATTCCAATTGAGAAGGACTTAGCGGATGAGGCCTTCGATGCCGCTGCCTGTATCGGGTGCGGTGCCTGCGTAGCGGCGTGCCCAAACGGGTCGGCGATGCTATTTACGGCGGCGAAGGTTACCCACCTTGCACTACTACCGCAGGGTGCGCCGGAGCGCAGTCGGAGGGTGCTTAGCATGGTTGCTAAGATGGATGCCGAGCTTTTTGGAGGGTGTACCAACCACGGCGAGTGCCAGGAGGCCTGCCCAAAGGGGATAAGCATCAAGTATATCGCGCAGATGAACCGTGACTATATGAGCGCAACCCTTAAGAAAGCCAGAACTATTCGTGGCAAGGTGCGAGCGCAGTAGTGTTTTGACGAAGGATACTCCAGGGGTGTAGTCTAGCTGCTATATGATAAACACCCCACTACGCCTTATACCCATAGCGCTTCTTGGAAGCGTATTTCTTGGTTGCTCAATAACTACGCCAGATCTTGCTACAGAGCCGTTAGAGACGCAGCGCGTAGCTGCAGAGCCGAAGCTGCTCGGGGCCTGCAATCCAACACCGTGCGTTAAGATATTGTTCGATCCCTTACCGAGCCTATCTAAGGAGCTATCACCAGAAGCCCGCGCTGCAATTACAAAGGAGACCTCCTCTGTGCTCTATGCCCCACTCGACAGCGAGGAGCGCCAGGAAACTATAGATTTAGTAATGGCTGAGCTCAAGGAGCGCTTTGATGAGTTCGTAAATGAGGGGCTCTCTGATATTACGCTCGATTGGGAGTTTAGTCGGACGGCGACAGTACTTTTCGAGAACCCAGATGTAATAACTATCGATATAGTCAGTCAGGGTTATTTAGGTGGCGCGCACGGATTTAATGACCGCACACTACTGACATTCAATGCACGAGATGGTCGCAGACTCTCGCTTGATGACATAATAGATCCAAAATCAAGGAGCATGTTACAAACTATCGTTGAGGCGGAGTTTCGCCGCACGCGCCAGATTCCTGTGGGTAGATCACTGGCAGAGGCTGGTTTCTTTATGAAGCCCGGGGATCCGATCTTAGTTCCGAGCAACTTCGGTATTACCCCAATGGGGCTTCTCTTGCAGTATAATCCCTACGAGATAGCGCCGTATGTTTTTGGGCCTACGGAGGTTATTGTTCCAAAAGAGGCTTTTCAAGGGCTGCTTAGCTCTGAGTCTCGCCATCTGACAGACACTATCGACGCGAATGAGAAGCAAGCATCGTGACGCTCCTGGCAAATTCGCACAATTTTATAGATCCCAATAAACCGGCGCTCGTACTGGCGCCGATGGATGGTGTAACTGACCATCTGATGCGCCGAGTTCTTACGGATCTGATGCCGTTTTCGTACTGTGTTACTGAATTCGTGCGTATCTCGACCCTTGTGCCCCCGGAGCGTAGCTTTATTCGTGATATGCCGGAGCTCACCTGTGGGAGCGTTACTCGCTATGGAACGGCGGTTCAGCTTCAACTCCTTGGCGGTAATCCAGATCTAATGGCGGAGGCTGCTGCATCTGCCGTAAGTATTGGGGCTACTGGAATTGATATCAACTTTGGATGTCCAGCACCTACAGTTAATAGGCACGACGGAGGAGCGACGTTACTTAAATACCCGGAGCGAATTGAAGCGATCGTTTCGGCTGTTAGGAGCGCGGTTCCTAAGCATCTTCCCGTTTCAGCGAAGCTCAGACTAGGTTGGGAGGACCCGACAGCTATTTATGAGAATGCGCAGCGCGCCGCTCGTGGCGGTGCCTCCTGGATTACGATACATGGGCGCACGAAGATGCAGGGCTATACTCCGCCCGCCTATTGGGAGCCGATCGGAAGGGTGCGTCGGGAGCTGGATATTCCGGTGGTTGCAAATGGAGAGATCTGGTGTCTCGATGATCTTAAACGGTGCGAGGAGCAGAGCGGCGGTAAGCACTTTATGATAGGGCGCGGCGCGTTGGCCGAGCCTGGAATGCTCGCTAGTTGCGCTGAGTATCTAGGATTGCCGGGGCGTGTAGAGGGGGTTTCTTTTTGCGGCGATTCGCCGACCCTTTGGTTAGAGATTCTTTCGCGCCTCGCTACTGAGTCGAGGAATAACGCCGAGGGGGATAGAAGGACCGTTGCGCGTATAAAGCAGTGGCTTAACTATGCGCATAAGCGCCGCACTATTTCATGGTTCGATCGGGTTAAGACCGCTACGGATAGTAAGGAGATCTTTGCAGCTATCGCCAACCTCATAGATCTCTTAGACGGCGAGCAAAAAATCAGCATCGCCGCATAGTCAAAACGATATGGATACGCTTTTTAAAACAGCGCGCGAGCTTGCTTCGCACTCTACCTGGTCAGCAGGTGTTGAGTTAGCCCGTAACGCCGATTTTCAGGAGCGCAGGGGCGTCCTGGGTGATGAGAGGACGTTTTCGCTTCATCAGGGTCCCCGCGATCGTATCTTAACGGTAGTACTCTCTGAAGCTAACGAGCTGTGGCAGTGTGATTGCGGTGCAAACGAAGACCCGTGTAAGCACGTCGTAGCAACGATCTTAGCCGTTCGTCAGGGACTTCTTGGGCGCCCCCTTATGCGCGCGTCGAGTACGGCACCAGGGGTCGTCGTACATACTCTATCTAGGCGCGGTGGTCGGATATCATTTGCGCGCGTGCTGTGTGCTGGAGAGGTGCGCGAGCCATTTATTACATCCCTCACGCAGGCTATTACGGCCCGCGCGTCATCCTTACCTCCAATCGCATACACAAATGAGGAGCTACTAGTTGATCATATCCTGACGGGAAGAAAAGATGGCGTGCTCGATCCTAAGACCATGCGGTTACTTATCCCGATGCTTGCGCGCGTTTCTAACGTAGAGCTAGATGGCGAGCCGATACGGGTACTGCTCGAGGCGATAGCTCCGAGTGTTATTGTGCTTGATGAGTCAGGCGGCTTTAGGGTGCGTAGAGATCTCACGACAGGGGTTTCTGAGCTCTTTGAAAACGGAGTTGCTCTATTAGATGGGGCGCTCTGCGCCGTTGAGGACTCTGCACTCACCCTTGAGGAGCTTAAGCTAATATCAGGAGAGGGAACCTTTTTTCCAGCCGCTATGGCTAGCGAGCTCGCCTCTAGAATAATCCCTCACCTAGAGTCTAAGGTTACGGTTGAGGTGCAAACAAAGGAGCTTCCACGCGCTAGGCGTATAGCGCCCCGTATCGTGATTGAGACGGTTTCTGACCCTGATGGAGCCCGTATGAGCGTGATTCCCCACCTAGTATACGGAGATCCGGTGATAGCCGAGGTGCGCGCCGGAGCGCTTGAACTGCTCTCTCGGCGCGAGGTTCCAGTTAGGGACCCAGTTGAGGAGTCCCGGCTTGAGCGCGATCTGGGTAGACGTTTAGCTCTGCGACTAAACGAGGCCTTGGTTCTAAACGGTGAGGGCGCCGTTAGATTTGTAGAGCGATTACGTGGCTGGGAGACGCGCGGTGATGGCGTTACTATCTTTAATCCAGCGAGTTCCCTAGAGCCCACCTTTAGCGAGGGCACAGACTCGCTTGATATGATCCTGCGTAGCCCAACCGGCGCAACTATCTCGCTTAAAAGCGCACTTGCTGCGCACTACGCAGGGGGCTCCTTCGTTCAACTTACTGGTGGCGGATGGGGAGCGCTCCCTAAGGAGTGGCTTGCGTCGCATCTTGTCGCACTTGAACGTATGCTAGCCTTTCGAGCCTCAGAGCAGAGGAGTCCTGCTGCGCTACTGCCCGAAGTGAGCGAGATCTGCGATTCGCTGGGTCTTGCCACACCGGATTATTTCGAACGATTACGAAAAGGGCTGGAGCATGTAGATAGCCTACCAGAGGCTATACTTCCAGGGGACCTAACAGCGGAGCTCCGTCCCTACCAGGTAGACGGCGTGCGGTGGTTATCATTTCTTCGTAGCCACGGACTAAACGGACTGCTGGCTGATGATATGGGGCTTGGAAAAACCCTACAGGCGCTCTGCGTTGCTGAGGGACGAACCTTGGTTGTGGCGCCAACCTCGGTGTTGCACAGTTGGCGTGAGCAGATAGCGCGCTTTAGGCCGGCTCTTACGGTATCGCTATATCATGGGCCACAACGCGTTCTCGACTGCGCCGCTGCCATCACCATAACGAGCTATGCACTTATGCGCCTCGATATAGAGCAGCTCCAGACAGAGGAGTGGGATACTATTATCCTTGACGAGGCTCAGATGATTCGAAATCCTGATAGTCAGGTAGCGCGCGCGTCGTATAAACTGCGCGGTGCTTTTAAGATAAGCCTAAGCGGAACCCCGATTGAGAACTCACTCTTAGATCTATGGAGTCAGTTTCACTTCCTAGCACCAGGGCTGCTCGGCCCAGTTAGCGATTTTAGGCGACACAGCACCTCTAGCACTACGATGAGCGCAGCAGCTCGATTAAAGAGGCGCACCACGCCCTTTATTCTAAGACGCCTTAAGCGCGACGTGGCAAAGGAGCTACCACCAAAAACCGAGGTCGTGCTTGAATGTGAGTTAAGTAAGGAGGAGCGAACCGTTTATGAATCGGTTATGGCGGCAACACGCAGCGAGATTGTAGAGAGAATTGGTGGAGGAGAGGGGATCTTTTCGGCCCTTGAGGCTATCCTTCGTTTGCGGCAGGCGTGTTGTCATACGGCGCTACTGCCAGGAATTGCGGCTGAAAGCTCGAGCAAGATAGAACTGCTACTCGAATCTCTCGGCAATTCACTGGAGCAGGGGCATCGGGCGTTGGTGTTCTCGCAGTGGACCTCGTTACTTAATCTGATTGAGCCAAAGCTAAGCGAGCAGGGGATCTCGTTCTCGCGCATCGATGGTTCAACCTCTGAGCGCGGCGCTATTGTAGAGCAGTTTCAACGCTCGGATGGACCATCGGTGATGCTCCTCTCGCTTAAAGCCGGTGGGCTTGGACTCACCCTAACCGCAGCCGATCATGTCTATATACTAGACCCATGGTGGAACCCAGCCACGGAGGACCAGGCGGCAGACCGCTCCTATCGTATCGGACAGGAGAATCCAGTAGTGGTACACCGCCTGGTTGCAAGCGATACCATCGAAGGCAGGATCTTAGCGCTCCAGGGCCGTAAGAGGGCGTTACTGTCTGAGGCTATCGGGGATAGCTCAGAGATCTCGCTTTCACGGCAAGATATCCTTGAGATTCTGTCCTAATGGTTCCAGCTGGTTATCATTTAAGGTGAAGCAGTACTGCCTTATCCGCTGATAAGTGTCTGATGAAACTGGATTTAGATCGCTCAAATAGGAGTGTTGCTAGCCCCATACTAGCGCCGCAGGGAAGGCTTGTTCGCTCAACGCGCGCGGCGGGTGCCGGGCTACTTGCAGCTACCCCAGTTGTTGAGACCGAGGCACCAGAATCTGGGGCTAATTCCAATTTGGTCCGCTTTGTAATACCGATAGCTCTTTTTCTCTCTGCCGCTGCTTATATGCTCTCTGCGCCCACCGCAGATGTAGATTCAGAGATTGAGTTAGCGACAGTTCGGTCGGAGGATCTAAGGAGATCAATTATACAAACATTTGATGCAACCGATCTGGAGCGACCTCGCGTGGTAACGACCAACGCTCGTCAAACATCTTTATTAGCACCTTTACACCAACACAAAGCTAGACAGAAGCCTGCTATAGTGGCAAATCTAACCCCGCCGATCATCCCAGTTGCCTACCACACAGCACCAAGAGCCTCCAAAAACTCGGCTACCATAGCCCGGATTTACCAGATTATTAAGCTATACTCTCCGCGCCACAATAATCCGCGAGCACTAGCTGAGCGCATAGTTGCTGAGAGTCATGCGCAGGGATACGATCCGATCTTTGTGGCCGCTGTTATAAAGTCTGAGAGTACTTTTAATGCAACGGCGAGATCTAACAAAGGCGCGCAGGGGTTGATGCAGATCATGCCTAAAACCGGTGCGTGGCTCGCCGAACGGAATAATATACGTAAACTACGCATCTACGAAGAGGGGCACAACCTAAAGCTCGGCATCGCCTACTTAAAAGAGCTCGAAGCGGAGTACGGGGGCGATAAGGTTATGACCCTAGTTGCATACAACTGGGGCCCTGGGCATGTGCTATCTGCAACTGGCGGTAAGCGCAAAATACCGGCAGAGGTTTTGACCTATGCCGTGAAAATTCTTAACGACTACCGTCGCTGGCGTGGTGATATACAAAAGACCGCGCGTGGATAACCTATAGCTATTTAGCCATATCGATAGAGTGCCTAAATAAATTTAGTAACTTATTCA
Coding sequences within it:
- a CDS encoding alpha-amylase family glycosyl hydrolase, whose protein sequence is MNPSLYQINIRTFLSNLGRQATLDDIPDLFLDRLAQQGFDWLWPLGIWSIGTASRAVSRSERGWRDEYLKTLPDLCDADIGGSPFAITAYCTDPALGGDEALARLRARLADRGIKLLVDFVPNHVALDHPWVNTNTEFLIEGDERSRSAAPDRWITLPNGKVFAYGRDPNYPGWPDTLQLNYLNPLLREAMTTELRSIATRCDGVRCDMAMLLEPEIFARTWAETLGCSSEGLPSFWPAAIKAVRQDSPKFLFMAEVYWGYEWRLQQHGFDYTYDKTFYDRLLDLKAPAIREHLAAPRGYQMHMARFLENHDESRIAAKLPLPAHRAAAILTFLAPGLRFFHDGQLQGSKVRVPVHLHRAPRELPCSEVAEFYKALLPIVHSPAVRSGAWHMLEISPAWAGNPTHENFICYLIEHPLDHLLVVVNYTSYRGQCLIKIPERSWLNGSAELRDKLSHERCVRSALDLSQRGLFIDAPEWGVHIFSIECYS
- a CDS encoding tRNA-dihydrouridine synthase family protein codes for the protein MTLLANSHNFIDPNKPALVLAPMDGVTDHLMRRVLTDLMPFSYCVTEFVRISTLVPPERSFIRDMPELTCGSVTRYGTAVQLQLLGGNPDLMAEAAASAVSIGATGIDINFGCPAPTVNRHDGGATLLKYPERIEAIVSAVRSAVPKHLPVSAKLRLGWEDPTAIYENAQRAARGGASWITIHGRTKMQGYTPPAYWEPIGRVRRELDIPVVANGEIWCLDDLKRCEEQSGGKHFMIGRGALAEPGMLASCAEYLGLPGRVEGVSFCGDSPTLWLEILSRLATESRNNAEGDRRTVARIKQWLNYAHKRRTISWFDRVKTATDSKEIFAAIANLIDLLDGEQKISIAA
- a CDS encoding succinate dehydrogenase/fumarate reductase iron-sulfur subunit, giving the protein MNLTLFVWRQKGATGEARFEKHEVHGVSSDSSFLEMLDVLNMHLVERGDSPVAFAHDCREGICGSCSMTINGRPHGPKSLTTACQLHMRTFKDGDTIYIEPFRAAAFPVVRDLVTDRSAFDRIQQAGGYVSVQTGAAAEANSIPIEKDLADEAFDAAACIGCGACVAACPNGSAMLFTAAKVTHLALLPQGAPERSRRVLSMVAKMDAELFGGCTNHGECQEACPKGISIKYIAQMNRDYMSATLKKARTIRGKVRAQ
- a CDS encoding fumarate reductase/succinate dehydrogenase flavoprotein subunit produces the protein MQLELNAQIPSGPIEQKWQSHKDHIKLVSPSNKRKHTVIVVGTGLAGGAAAASLGELGYNVKAFCFQDSPRRAHSIAAQGGINAAKNYQNDGDSVFRLFYDTIKGGDFRSREANVYRLAELSVNIIDQCVAQGVPFAREYGGLLSNRSFGGAQVSRTFYAKGQTGQQLLLGAYAALNHQIHLGTVEMHPSTEMQDLIIVDGRCRGIVTRNLRTGLIESHVADAVVFATGGYSNVFYLSTSAMGSNATAIWRAYKHGAGMANPCFTQIHPTSIPVSGEHQSKLTLMSESLRNDGRIWVPNKQGDKRLPSDIPESERDYYLERRYPSFGNLSPRDIASRAAKERCDAGYGVGPMGLGVYLDLTDSIKRLGQDVIQARYGNLLDMYANISGDDPYKTPMRIYPAPHYTMGGLWVDYNLMTTIPGLFAAGEANFSDHGANRLGASALMQGLADGYFILPYTIGDYVAQQSLSAVGPQHAEVRAAEERANARVEKFLSMKGSKTVDHYHRVLGRIMWDKCGMLRTEQGLKEALSKIAALKEEFWQNSVIGGEAQELNQELEKAGRVADFFELGELMCLDALNRNESCGAHFREEYQTEDGEAKRDDNAYCYSAVWSQKQDGVGHDLTKEPLAFDNVHLATRNYK
- a CDS encoding DUF3298 domain-containing protein; its protein translation is MINTPLRLIPIALLGSVFLGCSITTPDLATEPLETQRVAAEPKLLGACNPTPCVKILFDPLPSLSKELSPEARAAITKETSSVLYAPLDSEERQETIDLVMAELKERFDEFVNEGLSDITLDWEFSRTATVLFENPDVITIDIVSQGYLGGAHGFNDRTLLTFNARDGRRLSLDDIIDPKSRSMLQTIVEAEFRRTRQIPVGRSLAEAGFFMKPGDPILVPSNFGITPMGLLLQYNPYEIAPYVFGPTEVIVPKEAFQGLLSSESRHLTDTIDANEKQAS
- a CDS encoding DEAD/DEAH box helicase, which gives rise to MDTLFKTARELASHSTWSAGVELARNADFQERRGVLGDERTFSLHQGPRDRILTVVLSEANELWQCDCGANEDPCKHVVATILAVRQGLLGRPLMRASSTAPGVVVHTLSRRGGRISFARVLCAGEVREPFITSLTQAITARASSLPPIAYTNEELLVDHILTGRKDGVLDPKTMRLLIPMLARVSNVELDGEPIRVLLEAIAPSVIVLDESGGFRVRRDLTTGVSELFENGVALLDGALCAVEDSALTLEELKLISGEGTFFPAAMASELASRIIPHLESKVTVEVQTKELPRARRIAPRIVIETVSDPDGARMSVIPHLVYGDPVIAEVRAGALELLSRREVPVRDPVEESRLERDLGRRLALRLNEALVLNGEGAVRFVERLRGWETRGDGVTIFNPASSLEPTFSEGTDSLDMILRSPTGATISLKSALAAHYAGGSFVQLTGGGWGALPKEWLASHLVALERMLAFRASEQRSPAALLPEVSEICDSLGLATPDYFERLRKGLEHVDSLPEAILPGDLTAELRPYQVDGVRWLSFLRSHGLNGLLADDMGLGKTLQALCVAEGRTLVVAPTSVLHSWREQIARFRPALTVSLYHGPQRVLDCAAAITITSYALMRLDIEQLQTEEWDTIILDEAQMIRNPDSQVARASYKLRGAFKISLSGTPIENSLLDLWSQFHFLAPGLLGPVSDFRRHSTSSTTMSAAARLKRRTTPFILRRLKRDVAKELPPKTEVVLECELSKEERTVYESVMAATRSEIVERIGGGEGIFSALEAILRLRQACCHTALLPGIAAESSSKIELLLESLGNSLEQGHRALVFSQWTSLLNLIEPKLSEQGISFSRIDGSTSERGAIVEQFQRSDGPSVMLLSLKAGGLGLTLTAADHVYILDPWWNPATEDQAADRSYRIGQENPVVVHRLVASDTIEGRILALQGRKRALLSEAIGDSSEISLSRQDILEILS
- a CDS encoding succinate dehydrogenase cytochrome b subunit encodes the protein MSLIKEFYGSTLGKKMTMALTGLVLVGFVVGHMAGNLKIFAGFDTKTDDYKIDSYGRFLHEMGSELLGHSGVLWLVRVVLIVCVILHAFSGIQLARLNRRAKPQGYKISSYRSANAASRTMLYGGLFLIAFITYHILHFTTGSVHFRGFSEGEIYANVFSAFQSYPIVGFYIVSMALLGLHLYHGTWSMFQTLGVDTPRWNSGMRTMAKIVAIGLFIGFSSVPLAVVSGLLAPPQVDNHG